In Ascaphus truei isolate aAscTru1 chromosome 2, aAscTru1.hap1, whole genome shotgun sequence, the genomic stretch cataatcctgctgtacacgtacaagaaagatgtttgcacttacttaggtgttttaataattgcatgtgactaatatgcatatgcaattcttacatcaattaacacacccaaatgcaatgttttgctgcaaagtcaatggcagcttctctaaacttagcaactggctcctggtggaccattactgaacagacgattacaacataaatatttataacacaattaattatgagtgttaacatttccaaaacttcacgtgtacaagaacatagttgaaagtttggaaacaacacagtcttcagcatacatacaatagtaattagataatgtgaagtcaacaaaacaaggccaaagacatattttgtgaattataacatttattttttttgttccttttgcgagcgagtaacaggcctgcttgttgtctcttgaattttcctttttcttttgccaccaactttaggcacaacagagccactttgagtggcctctggcacttcacgggcagggcttgtggccagtgactgttcacctacggggcttgtggccagtgactcacctacagggcttgtggccagtgactcacctacagggcttttgggcagtgattcacctacagggcttttgggcagcgattcacctacagggcttttgggcagcgattcacctacagggcttttgggcagcgactcacctacagggcttttgggcagcgattcacctacagggcttttgggcagcgactcacctacagggcttttgggtagtgactgttcacggacagggcttgtgcccagtgacacatgtgagcaagttggtagacactgcacaagtgatggttggtctgtttcatgtgtgtcttgttttgtttttgtcgcctcctttgtaggtgtctgctgctgaatttgtacagatggcagcggtaggatgtcatcaggaacctgcacagcaatgtctgctacttgaccggtaacatttgggcctggtgaatgaatatcagatgaatgtggtgaaaactgacctgcatgaacagatcctggctgggaggtgttgaattgtggtacattagtcattctccagtaattagcttgtgtttgctgaacaactaatgcttcgaatgaggtgttgattttttgcaactgtttaggcacttcaatgaagactctgtggagatgtgccaattgtgatactgtttcttcctgcagtccaatcatcctttccagcactgtcatcatgtctgaatggcgacgattttctgcgtccactatttttccctctgaagctacaattgcatcgtatgtggaagttgatggacgatttggcggtacaacagtttctattggcacctcttcatggtcacatgattgtatttcagtctcttctgtggcgtcatcctcatcatactcatcatcctcatcaccatgatgttctaaaaagaaatgtacacattattaaatggcatgttaatgtatgctgtgttactatgtaattgtactgtgtcctaagtaacacctaacatgttagcatacgttttataacctcattaaaaactaccttgacttacgaataatgtttggactcagtatgaaatatgaatgaatgaaaagttgctctaaactcagaagtcctacatgataattaacatcactaacacaatacatgttgccttacacttaattttcactgacactaagtaatcctatttaaagaagatgtgcaaaacaaataatgcacatgacaacataacatatagaagagcacatattatatggccagcaaatgatacactcaccttctagtagtgttgagctggctgacccaggtgaagacacttgttccatctcaggtgacacatgtcctccaggggcaactatatataacaataacataagttttacatttacatgtgtaaatattgaacaaacacttattgtatgttctgtatttatgattaactaacaacatcagttccttaaccgaaaatgtgtgtgaaagtgaacataaatagttgtaataacactgtacatgcctgtgtacttagaatttttgagttccctaacatacaacatactatgtttctgcagtaatgcgtgaggataaatagattaaatgagtacataaaaatcatatgttgtgtagtgatatcagtatcataatgtacataactatcatgagatgaccattcacaatggttatcatgaaggtggtcatattgcaaaaagtgttgtttttggtagaggatatgtgtggtacattaatcgaagatgtggcacacctgaatgtggctgtgactcaacaagacaacacatgcagtgtgtgataatgtgtctttgatagtagttcaactatagatatgagtgaactaatgtgtgacgtacgctttgataagtaatgagttgttggggcatttagtagctagagttaagctttcaaatgagtgtgattaacttcagttgtgctattcaggttgtaagaaaggtattcccttccccaaaaagcctaatcagccacacctttcaatgacttgaaacaggtgcaaatggtgtgaactaagttgaccgtgaaatgaggctgtaattagtgtgtgtgctgaaccccaccccctctgttgaagtgtatgctgtgatgagatattaattgcagctgctttaacacaatggtagatgagctaagtagtcatctgcagtgtttaagttatgaaaacaatgacataacatatgatacgtgtgcctcattatgctgtctgtatatgacataaagcaaaaatggaccttttcataagcaactatagatgtgttagtgccagtgatgtttgtaggccgttacatgcaatttctttgatgcatgcttaaaataggcagtaatgtcatgtttgtcggagtaaaatcaataaaatacacaataatatgatacatatttctgttctgtacctgtagctactaataatttctcatgaacatgtgttacacatgtgtactaccctgttgttccccatcttcgcccaccatcaattgcttccactgcagctatgcattttgggaattcacatgtaaatgagcacgcaatggcacgtgctatattagttactgcttttagtaggactactacatatatgtctattttgagatatatatacagaatcagacatatacatatatagatgcaggtatgcttatattgtgaagacagtataaaaagcagtgtaaatatgcaaaataactgtaagcaacgacacgcctagtacagtaatatttatcacctgctggaaattgtgacggataaattccaatgtcacggtcaccagccaagccttccacgacgacggtaagtaattttggccgaagcagctcctccaatggagtcaatatgagacgttgtggtgtgggcccacctccagtgccagtagcatgcacgcgttggtcttgtattttctttttcaatttggacctaatatcatcaaatcttttccgacaatgatacttgtccctgacactattcccacaggcattgacaccaatgactattgtgtcccacatttcttttttgcttgctgcacttgtccgcccttgaaaaacatataaaagatatgaggtaaattaataataatataagcaccagtttcctacactgctagctgttccaagagatagcaaacatgctgttttatgtgtaatatgtgcagcacatgagcattcactactaaacctatacatgtaagcaaggttgcattcatattgtatgcagttctggcaaattgaccgcctgtgtttatttgtccttgtaaggcatgataaaaagctgtgtttccacactaatgaacatagaaagatattgtgtacccatatttgcatatgaacaaaactcagatgacctaggatcacatgtatttgaataataaatgtaaagttacacttacctactaaatgtccatagagactgtcatagtgctccagaatgccagtgacaagagccctattttcctggtcattgaagcgaggattacgtggcttctccacacgttttttccgagcaggtttagggtcagagcttggctggtgctgactggactctccttcttccaatggaagagcctccaaaagctggccaccagcaagcacgccaccaccagacaccccatcagcaactgcgccaccagcagcactcccagcaccagcactcccactcctagcaccagcactcacactcctagcaccagcactcacactcctagcaccagcactcacactcctagcaccagcactcccagcaccagcactcccactcacagcaacagcactcccactcccagcaccagcactcccactcacagcaacagcactcccactcccaacaacagcactcccactcccagcaacaccactcgcagcaccagcactcccactcccaacaacagcactcccactcccagcaccagcactcccactcccagcaacaccactcggtgcaccagcaacatcactcccctgaacagaacgttcactccgacgcgtactcgcacgagtagcactcccactcccaccagcatcactcttcccacgctttgcgggcatacttccagcactcacaaaaaacagacaagaaatgtacaggcaatcacacgacccacttccacatataaaacaagacaaagatgtaaacaaaacaacaaaggacaaagctcacccaatacacaacaagtctctcagtcaatatgcaaatcttcaatcgtccagctctgtgcgtctctctctctctctctctcactcccaacaacacagagaatgattagcagtacacgttgcctttaaatatggcgcgcaatcaaaaacatgcttgtttcgcctgattcagcaagatttgtgattgtgcaacctaacagcaccccgccacgcacgccgatacacctgtgtgtgatcggctcatcatcgtgagagtgggcggatttgttttctggttgattttgaatgtattcggcacttactgcatacggagagggaaaaacgccaataacatgactaatcgataagcttgccgatttcacataatcgtcgcttactgcatgaggccccaagtctTTAAATATGATGCATTCTCCTTGCAGCTACTGACATTTAGACCTGGGATTCTCCTAACACATTTTACATTCAAGTCTTCTTTCTGTGGCTGGGATTGTGGGTTGTACTGTAAACTGGCTGTACAGctgcactaaaaaaaaaacatatgtgtaACTCCTTACTGCTGACTACAGTACATACGAGTGCCACTGAGCTGTACATGTTCTATTTTAGAAGTACGCATTAGAATTTAGGAGAGGAACAACTGCATTACTCTCAGATACAAGTAACATATTGGATCAGTGATAAGAATATAAATGTCATGGACAAAACGGCTCAAGTTTCATTCATAAAGTTACATCTTCAAAGGGAGCCTACGACCATTAGACTGTAATAATATTAGCTGCTGGGGCAGGATGAACAGCTCTGCCAGCATCACATGCATTACAGTATATTATCATGTTACTTAAAACATTTGACTATAAATAACTGCTTGAATGGCTAATGTGTGAGAATGTAGCACGAATGCTGCGAAATATTGATCTCTCAAAGTGTCTACTCAGTCCTACCTCAGCAGACAGTACTTTTTTTTTGTCCTGAGAATTCTTTGTAGTATAAATATATGTCTTAAACTAAAATGAAAGATTTTATATTAAACACAAGGGAATTCACATGCAGGCATTGTTTCAATGTGTTGTCCTTCCTAGCACCTAGGTGAACCAATCAcaacctcacttagggacccAGGCTGGGGAATAGGCATATTGCCAGGTGTATGTGTGATGCTCTACCAGTTGGCTTGCAGGAGTACTGAGTGGTCTGCATGATGgtaaggagacaggaacaggactgtCTGGATGGAACAGGTCTCTGGGTTCTTCTGtattggtgtcagcgcctccagcggtGATTGAACCCATGGGGTGTGGGTGTCAGTCCCCATCACTGCACGAtcatacccctcctgcccaggaactgacaccagaggcagaggtatctttgaatggattttattgtagggCATGCTGCAGCCCTACaagggggctgtacacaggctaTGAGTCaacacctaccttccttcactttcaagagaagcagaaggggggggtcactggcccatagattaacctgctaatgcctggaactTTACaagacttacatagcagatacactatgtgcaGAGAAACAGGTATTTATGGAACATACCCtgttatatatgtttattgtattatatataaataaatccaaAAATACCCATGTTTTATTGGTAAAATGATCTTTGCATTTAATAAATTATGTATTATGATGCCTTCAGAGAATGAGCTCACTTGCTTGTAAGTTCCTGCATCCCACATTGACAGAAGAACTAATGTGCACCTATTTTCATGTGTCCTACAGATATAGTGAGATCTATTGTCCTCGGTGCCACAGACAAACAATCAAAAGTCTGCGGCGCAgtggacagtgtctgccgcgagGGAGCTGCGGGGAGGTCCATGCATCTGAATGAAATCTGCAGCAGTGTCAATTATTCCGTGCCGCAACCACCACAGTCGCGTGGCAGTGGCACCAAAGACATTaaggcttgctacatctgtatgttggaGCGTCTGGATGACATGTTTGATAACACGGGTTCTCAGCCCCCAAATCTACAGGTGAGGTGTTGTTTTATTCTTTGTTTGTCAAGTAATGATGAGGCCATCATTGGTCAAACAGATAAGAATGAGTTTATATGCTTCAATTCAGAAAAGGAAAATATGTATTTCTCAATGGTTTCCGTATCTGCTTTATGTAAAGTAAATTACGTTGTTACTTTACAGGGTGAATGAATCATACCGAGGAAGCCAATTAAGCGAATGAGTTTTCACTTTAACGCACATGACCCGTGTTGCTAGCTTCAATAAGGTCACATACCTTGCTCGATTCCTAAGCCTTCCTTTCCTTATCCTGTTTTCCTTTGTTTTCTCCAGTCAGCGGTATCACGCTATACACAGAAAAATAGCACAATGTATTAATATTTGATGGTCTAGCAAAGCTATTAGGTTCAAAGCTCTAAACAGGGTCACCTTTCACCACACACGCGCGTCAGACATTTCTGTCTAGGTTTGTTTCATTCCATTCCTTTGTAATATGTGTGCGTTGGTGTTATTTTAATGTGAAAGTTTGTGATAACACATCAATCCGAAAGAAAGCAGGAGTCGAGGGGTTTGTGCATATATTTAAGAGCTTCCTACACAACACGGCACATGTTCCCTCACCTTTATATTATTCTCTTTCTcatgtcacccacacacactcatgcTATTTCTGCCTTTTTCTACATACTGTACTATTATCTCAGAAACATAGAGCAGATACAAAAAGAGCAGGAAGCAACTTTGTCACAAATGAcagatgccttctctctaccctaGTAAGAGGTCTCTGAACTTGCGTGCACAACTCTATGAGACATCCGGAGATCCAGCAATACATATCTGGGACTCCATCCTCTAAACGA encodes the following:
- the LOC142488511 gene encoding uncharacterized protein LOC142488511: MEQVSSPGSASSTLLEEHHGDEDDEYDEDDATEETEIQSCDHEEVPIETVVPPNRPSTSTYDAIVASEGKIVDAENRRHSDMMTVLERMIGLQEETVSQLAHLHRVFIEVPKQLQKINTSFEALVVQQTQANYWRMTNVPQFNTSQPGSVHAGQFSPHSSDIHSPGPNVTGQVADIAVQVPDDILPLPSVQIQQQTPTKEATKTKQDTHETDQPSLVQCLPTCSHVSLGTSPVREQSLPKSPVGESLPKSPVGESLPKSPVGESLPKSPVGESLPKSPVGESLPKSPVGESLPKSPVGESLATSPVGESLATSPVGEQSLATSPAREVPEATQSGSVVPKVGGKRKRKIQETTSRPVTRSQKEQKK